The following nucleotide sequence is from Sulfurospirillum arsenophilum NBRC 109478.
TCAGAAGATACGTTGGAAGAGTCTGTAAATCCATCTATTTTAGATAAAGATGATATTAACGAAGTCAAGCAACTTTTAGATGAAAGTGAAGATGAGGACGATGAGAAGGAAATTTCCGAGTTGTCATTGGATGCGTTAGATTTAGATAAAGACGATGAAGCAGGTACGTTCTTTTTTGAAGAAGATGCGTTAAAAGAAGAAGTACCATTAGAAGATGACCCCTTGGGCATAGAGCTTAATGATAGCTCTGATTTAACCTTTGAAGATATTTCTCTTGAGCCAGAAAATCTAGAGGAAGAAGAAGCTATTGCTGAAACTCCAGAAGCACAAGAAGAGATTATAGATGATTTTGCAGAAGAGATTGATGAAAAGATTGAGGAAGAAAAAGAGCAAGCCTTAGAAGAAGAGGAACTTCTTCCAAAAGTTGGTGTTAGTTTTGATAGTTCAGAAATAGATGATATAGACTCGCTTGATGACCTCAATGAAAATATGCTTAAACAAGCGTTTGGTGAAGAAATTGTAGAAGAAGAGATTTCTACGCCAACAGTTCCTGCACAAAAAAATCAAGAAATTGAAGTCATTCGTGATGAGATTGAGAGTAGTATTGCCAGAAGTATCTCAACTTTAGCACAAAGCGATATTTTACGTGAAGCATTAAAAGGAATGCGTCTTAATATTTCTATTACTTTTGATGAAAAAGAGTAATGGTGAAAGGCAATCTTTTAGTGATTTCAGGCCCGAGTGGTTCGGGTAAAAGCTCTTTGATGAAAGAAGTACTTCACGAAATTACGGATTCTTATTTCTCAATTTCCAGTACAACACGTCCTATTCGCGAAGGTGAAATTGATGGTGTCAATTACCATTTTATTTCCAAAGAAGAGTTTGAAAACGATATAGACGCAGGATTTTTCTTGGAATGGGCAAAAGTGCATGACAACTATTATGGCACATCGCTCAAGCCTATTTTAAAAGAGTTGCATGAGGGAAAATTGGTCATTTGTGATATTGATGTGCAAGGACATAAAATTGCACGGGAAAAGTTTGGAAATTTAATTACCTCTGTTTTTCTCACTACTCCTGACCAAAAAAGTCTTCAAAAACGATTGGTTTATCGTGGGACGGATAGTAATGAAGTGATCGAAAAACGTTTAGCTAATGCAGTTTCAGAGATGACACGTATTAGAGAGTATGATTATGTTTTGATAAACGATGATTTTAAAACTGCGTTACATGATTTATTGGCAATTGCTTATGCTTCGCGTAAAAAAATGGAACTAATGGATTTGGGTGAATTTATCAGCGCATGGGCAAATATCGAATAAAAAATCTGCTTCATTTTTTGTTTATAAAAAAATGATACAATAACATATTATTAAGTATACAGTCATCAAGACAAAGGAGAGAGTATGGGTTCATTTAGTATAGGTCATTGGTTAGTCATTTTAGCCGTTGTTGTTTTATTGTTTGGTGCTAAAAAAATACCAGAACTTGCAAAAGGTATTGGTCAAGGTATGAAAGATTTTAAAAAAGCTATCAAAGAAGATGAAGAAGTTAAAACTACTGTAGATAAAGTAGAAGCAAAACCTGAATCTGGTGCTGCACCTACGGCTACAACATCAACACCCGCAGATGAAAAAAAATCTGTATAAGGTTATGTATTGAAAAAATCGGTTATTCATGCTATTAAAGAAAAATTACAAAGAGAGTTTGTTTTAGAAAAACCTACCAACCTCTCTTTTGGTCATTATGCAACCCCTATCGCCTTTTCTCTTGCAAAGGAGTTAAAAAAATCTCCTATTGCCATTGCTGAAGAGATTGTCACACAGTTTGATACTGGCGATATTTTTCAAGAAGTCACACCTATCAAAGGGTATATTAACTTTAAGCTCAGCGAGAGTTTTTTGGATCAGTATGCTACGTGGGCGATTCAAAATGAGGCTCTTTTTGGAAAAGATGAGCAAACGGAGTCTATATTACTCGAATACGTGAGTGCCAATCCAACAGGTCCTTTACACATTGGTCATGCCAGAGGTGCCGTTATAGGTGATGCTTTAGCTCGTCTTGGAAAGCATTTGGGCTATAAAATTACTACAGAATACTATGTGAATGATGCAGGTAATCAAGTTGACCTTTTAGGCCTTTCTTTGTACCTTGCAGGACGTGAACATGTGCTTGGCTTAACGGTAGAGTGGCCAGAAGAGTTTTATCGAGGCGAATACATTGTTGATTTAGCTCACGTTGCAAAAGAAGAGCTTGGTAATGCTATTTTCGAAGATGAAGCTAACATCAAAACGCTCTCTGTGTGGGGCAAAGATAAGATGTTAGAGCTTATCAAGTCTAACCTTGCTGACGTTGGCATTGAATTTGAACAATTTGTCAGTGAAAAATCACTTTATGACAAATGGGACGAGAGCTTTGTAAAACTTCAAAAGCACGATAAAACGTATACAGATGGTGGAAAAATTTGGATTCGCTCTACAGAACTTGGCGATGAAAAAGATCGTGTGGTTGTACGAGAAGATGGTAGACCTACCTATCTTGCAGGCGATATCATCTATCACGATAATAAGTTTCAACGAGGTTATGATAAATATATCAATATTTGGGGTGCTGATCACCACGGATACATTTCTCGTGTGAAAGCAGCCATTAATTTCTTAGGGTATGATGAGCAAAAACTTGAAGTTATTTTAGCGCAAATGGTTTCACTTTTAAAAGGTGGTGAGCCTTATAAAATGAGCAAACGCGCAGGCAATTTTATTTTGATGAGTGATGTTGTGAGTGAAGTAGGAAGCGATGCCTTACGTTTTGTTTTTCTCAGTAAAAAATCAGACACACATCTTGAATTTGATATCGATGTCTTTAAACAAGAAGATAGTAACAACCCTATTTTTTACATTAACTATGCGCATGCACGGATCAATCAAATTTTTGCAAAAGCGGAAAAAAGTATTAGTGATGTACAAAACGTGAAGCTGGAAAATCTTAGCGAAGAGGCTCAAAATCTTCTCTTTAGTGCGCTATTGTTGCCAGAAGTTTTGGAAGATGCTTTTCACTCAAGACAAGTACAAAAAGTGACAGAGTACCTTAAAAATCTTGCTGCGAGTTTGCATAAATTTTACAATGAAAATCGCGTTGTTGGAAGCAGTGATGAAGAAAAACTTCTTAAGCTGTTTGCAGTTGTGGGACTTTCACTCCGTGTAGGACTTAAACTCATAGGTATTAACGCAAAAGATAAAATGTAGAGTGTGATTGTGAAAAAATTGCATTTTAGCGTTTCCTTGCTCACACTTTTATTTAAAAATCCCAAATTATTTTTGGTAGCTCTTCTTCTAGGAGGGCTATCTTACTCTTATGAATGCTTCATCGCGCGTGATACTATGTCCTTTGCAGGTATTCCTACCGCTAGAGAGAGTTCGATGCAGACCTCTACAAGAATTTTCCGAAATCACGCTTACATGGTAGGTTATTCTGATCTAAAAGGCAATCCCTTGTGGGTTGTTTATAAGTTAACAACTTCAGATGAAAATGCGCATCACCTCAAACGTCCTGATAGTTTTAGTAGTGATTGGCGCAATTTTGGGTTAATCACATCAAGCGATTATACCAATAGTGGGTATGATAGAGGTCACATGGCACCTAATCATGCGATTGCGCTTTTATATGGCAAGGAAGCTCAGCAAGAGACTTTTTTGATGACGAACATTACTCCCCAAAAACCTTCTTTAAATCAAAAACTATGGCAACACTTAGAAGCGATAGAACTAGAGACCTTCGCACCAAAATTTAAAGAGCTTTGGGTTTACACAGGGCCATTGTTTGATGCCAAAACAGTACGACTAAAAAATTCTTATTGGGTAGAAATTCCAGATGCTTTTTATAAAATATATATCGGGATCAAAGGTAATGGAGAGATCAAAACACTTTCTTTGATCATTCCGCAAAATGCTAAATCCAATGAGCGCCTTGAAAAGTATGTGGTAAGTATAGATGACGTGGAATATCGTAGTGGATTTGATTTTATACACCAACTAGATGATGATATTGAAGATAGACTTGAATCAACAATAGAGCTACAAAACTGGTTTTAAAATGCTTTACATGTAAGAAATGTTATTTCTTAGTCTGACAGGCTTGACAGGTTCCATTCATAACAATGAAGCTGTTGTTAATATGAAAGCCACTTTGAGAAGATATCGTCTCTAAAAGTGGTTTTGTCTCTACAAACATATCTTCGACACTGCCACACTCTGAGCATAAAAGATGAATGTGAGGCACTTTCTTGATTTCATATTGTTGTTTTTGCTGTGGAAGCTTGACCTCTTCTAAAATATGAAAAGAGATAAGGTCATTGATATTGCGGTAAAGTGTTGCTTTTGACATAGTAGAATATTTTTGAAAAATGGTGTCGTAAAGTGTGTCAATGTCGACATGTCCAAACTGATCGATTGAATCTAAAATAACAAGCCTTTGGTGTGTTGATTTGAGGTTGCTTGCTTTTAAAACATCTTTAAATCGATCCATTGAATACGTTTCCTTGTTATTATGATATAAAATTTTATAGGAGCTGAACTTAATAAGATATTAACTATCCTATTTATTGTCCAAAAATAATGATATATAATTCTAAATAAGATTAATTACTATTTAAGATAAATATTCATATAATTTTTCCACATCTTAAAAAGGAGTGGAAATGCAAATTTCTAAGGCATTAAGTCTTTGTGCGTTGAGTGTAACCATGTTATTTGGGGCAAATAGTTTGGTTGACAAAGTCAAGCAAAATGGGATTGAGTCAATTCCTGCAAGCCAACTGGAAATTTTAAAGTTAATTGATGATCCTAAGGATCCAATTACGGTTGCTAAAGTAGAGCTGGGCAAAAAACTCTATTTTGATCCGCGTATGTCTAAAAGCTCAATTATTAGTTGCAATACCTGTCATAATCTCGCCACGGGTGGAACGGATGGCGTTAGTGCCGCTATTGGTCATGGCTGGACTGCAAATCCGCACCATCTCAATTCTCCAACGGTGTACAACTCTGCCTTTTTTAAAGCACAATTTTGGGATGGAAGAAGCCCGCACTTAGCAGACCAAGCACAAGGTCCAGTTCAAGCAGGACCAGAGATGGCAGCTCCTCCAAAATTAGTTGAAGAGCGCATTAACTCTATTCCTGAGTATGTTGAATTTTTCAAAGGGGCATACGGAGATCATGTAAAAATCAGTTTTGAGAAGATTACTTCTACGATTGCGATTTTTGAAAAAACATTGGTGACA
It contains:
- a CDS encoding DNA/RNA non-specific endonuclease, which gives rise to MKKLHFSVSLLTLLFKNPKLFLVALLLGGLSYSYECFIARDTMSFAGIPTARESSMQTSTRIFRNHAYMVGYSDLKGNPLWVVYKLTTSDENAHHLKRPDSFSSDWRNFGLITSSDYTNSGYDRGHMAPNHAIALLYGKEAQQETFLMTNITPQKPSLNQKLWQHLEAIELETFAPKFKELWVYTGPLFDAKTVRLKNSYWVEIPDAFYKIYIGIKGNGEIKTLSLIIPQNAKSNERLEKYVVSIDDVEYRSGFDFIHQLDDDIEDRLESTIELQNWF
- a CDS encoding Fur family transcriptional regulator, producing the protein MDRFKDVLKASNLKSTHQRLVILDSIDQFGHVDIDTLYDTIFQKYSTMSKATLYRNINDLISFHILEEVKLPQQKQQYEIKKVPHIHLLCSECGSVEDMFVETKPLLETISSQSGFHINNSFIVMNGTCQACQTKK
- the argS gene encoding arginine--tRNA ligase, producing MKKSVIHAIKEKLQREFVLEKPTNLSFGHYATPIAFSLAKELKKSPIAIAEEIVTQFDTGDIFQEVTPIKGYINFKLSESFLDQYATWAIQNEALFGKDEQTESILLEYVSANPTGPLHIGHARGAVIGDALARLGKHLGYKITTEYYVNDAGNQVDLLGLSLYLAGREHVLGLTVEWPEEFYRGEYIVDLAHVAKEELGNAIFEDEANIKTLSVWGKDKMLELIKSNLADVGIEFEQFVSEKSLYDKWDESFVKLQKHDKTYTDGGKIWIRSTELGDEKDRVVVREDGRPTYLAGDIIYHDNKFQRGYDKYINIWGADHHGYISRVKAAINFLGYDEQKLEVILAQMVSLLKGGEPYKMSKRAGNFILMSDVVSEVGSDALRFVFLSKKSDTHLEFDIDVFKQEDSNNPIFYINYAHARINQIFAKAEKSISDVQNVKLENLSEEAQNLLFSALLLPEVLEDAFHSRQVQKVTEYLKNLAASLHKFYNENRVVGSSDEEKLLKLFAVVGLSLRVGLKLIGINAKDKM
- a CDS encoding twin-arginine translocase TatA/TatE family subunit; amino-acid sequence: MGSFSIGHWLVILAVVVLLFGAKKIPELAKGIGQGMKDFKKAIKEDEEVKTTVDKVEAKPESGAAPTATTSTPADEKKSV
- a CDS encoding cytochrome-c peroxidase; translated protein: MQISKALSLCALSVTMLFGANSLVDKVKQNGIESIPASQLEILKLIDDPKDPITVAKVELGKKLYFDPRMSKSSIISCNTCHNLATGGTDGVSAAIGHGWTANPHHLNSPTVYNSAFFKAQFWDGRSPHLADQAQGPVQAGPEMAAPPKLVEERINSIPEYVEFFKGAYGDHVKISFEKITSTIAIFEKTLVTPSRFDDFINGNDNALSKAEKEGLEVFIDKGCASCHNGIALGGTMQPFQVAGKYKFAQVGDFVGDKNGMVKTPTLRNISETAPYFHNGAIWTLKDAIKEMGSTQLGISISDAESTKIEAFLKALKGRKPVVVYPELPESSEKTPKPDAKI
- the gmk gene encoding guanylate kinase, with amino-acid sequence MKGNLLVISGPSGSGKSSLMKEVLHEITDSYFSISSTTRPIREGEIDGVNYHFISKEEFENDIDAGFFLEWAKVHDNYYGTSLKPILKELHEGKLVICDIDVQGHKIAREKFGNLITSVFLTTPDQKSLQKRLVYRGTDSNEVIEKRLANAVSEMTRIREYDYVLINDDFKTALHDLLAIAYASRKKMELMDLGEFISAWANIE